The following are encoded in a window of Nibricoccus aquaticus genomic DNA:
- a CDS encoding DUF4982 domain-containing protein, translated as MTHFLKNVAFAGGCFLSSVAMIAADVPAAREALDFNPGWRLHVGDPAGAQETRFDDAGWKPVTLPRAWNEDEAFKKDIKDLSTGIAWYRKTFVLPAGSGGRKVFLEFEGVRQAAEVWINGKLVGGHENGINAFGLDVTEQVRPAPEANVIAVRTDNAWDYRERLSGARYQWSDKNFNANYGGIPKNVRLHVTDRVYQTLPLYSHLGSTGVYVYATDFDVAARVATIHAESEIRNEATAARTFVYRVKVADRDGRTVAEFDGGRYTIAPRESVTARASARVKELNFWSWGYGYLYTVTTSLESEGQVFDSVVTRTGFRKTEFGQGVVKLNDRVIQLKGYAQRTSNEWPALGMSVPPWLSDYSNGLMVESGANLVRWMHIAPWKQDVESCDRVGLMQMLPAGDSERDAQGRQWVQRQEVMRDAIIYNRNNPSVLVYESGNNGISEAHMADMKAIRDRFDPHGGRAIGSRDMLDSHVTEYGGEMLYVNKSARQPMWQTEYSRDEGLRKYWDEFSPPYHKDGEGPPYRDAPAPTYNRNQDTHAIENVVRWYDFWRERPGTGTRVNSGGVNIIFSDTNTHYRGAENYRRSGEVDAMRIAKDGFFAHQVMWDGWVDVETPRAHILGHWNYAAGVTKPVTVVSSAESVELFLNGKSLGRGAQSTRFLFTFPSVAWQPGTLSAVGYDAKGAKICEASHVTAGEPRALKLTIQNGPDGLRADAADVALVQVEVVDAQGRRCPTALNLVDFELSGPAEWRGGIAQGPDNFILSRSLPVECGVNRVLVRSTLQAGKIVLTANAQGLASAKIELDSQAVETTDGWSRNPSAAALAGRLGRGPTPGTTSFKVTRKAVAVAKASALDGGDPALAFDDNEETAWSGKKAVTFELSRVALLSEITLKTAGFRARSYPIRITVDGVEVFRGVTARSLGYVTLPLKPVDGRVVRIEPLAGSEARDAFGGITELVDQKNATTGEQNVGAGALGIIEIEFYEPAEL; from the coding sequence ATGACGCACTTCTTGAAAAACGTGGCGTTTGCCGGTGGCTGTTTCTTGAGCTCGGTTGCGATGATCGCGGCGGATGTGCCGGCTGCGCGTGAGGCGCTGGATTTTAATCCGGGCTGGCGGCTGCACGTCGGCGATCCGGCGGGGGCGCAGGAGACGCGGTTCGATGATGCGGGATGGAAACCGGTGACGCTGCCGCGCGCGTGGAATGAGGACGAGGCGTTCAAGAAAGACATCAAGGATCTTTCCACGGGAATCGCATGGTATCGGAAGACGTTTGTGCTGCCGGCGGGGAGCGGAGGGCGGAAGGTGTTTCTCGAGTTTGAAGGTGTACGCCAGGCCGCCGAGGTGTGGATCAACGGCAAGCTGGTCGGCGGGCACGAGAATGGGATCAACGCCTTCGGGCTCGATGTGACCGAGCAGGTGCGGCCGGCGCCGGAGGCTAATGTGATCGCGGTGCGGACGGACAACGCGTGGGACTATCGTGAGCGGTTGTCGGGGGCGCGGTACCAGTGGTCGGATAAAAATTTCAACGCGAACTACGGAGGCATTCCGAAGAATGTGCGGCTGCATGTGACGGACCGCGTCTATCAGACGCTGCCGCTGTATTCGCATCTCGGATCGACGGGCGTCTATGTGTACGCGACTGACTTCGATGTGGCGGCGCGGGTGGCGACGATTCATGCAGAGTCGGAGATCCGCAACGAGGCGACGGCGGCTAGGACGTTTGTCTATCGCGTGAAGGTGGCTGATCGCGACGGGCGCACGGTGGCGGAGTTCGATGGCGGACGTTATACGATTGCGCCTCGCGAGAGCGTGACGGCGCGGGCGTCGGCGCGGGTGAAGGAGCTGAATTTTTGGAGCTGGGGATACGGTTATCTTTATACGGTGACGACGTCGCTGGAGAGCGAGGGGCAGGTGTTTGATTCGGTCGTGACGCGTACAGGTTTTCGCAAAACGGAGTTCGGGCAGGGCGTAGTGAAACTGAATGATCGTGTGATTCAGCTGAAGGGCTACGCGCAGCGGACGTCGAATGAGTGGCCGGCGCTGGGGATGTCGGTGCCACCGTGGTTAAGCGATTACAGCAACGGGCTGATGGTTGAGAGCGGGGCGAATCTGGTGCGCTGGATGCACATCGCGCCGTGGAAGCAGGACGTGGAGTCGTGCGATCGCGTGGGGCTCATGCAGATGTTGCCCGCCGGAGACTCGGAGCGCGACGCGCAGGGACGGCAGTGGGTGCAACGCCAGGAGGTGATGCGCGATGCGATCATCTACAACCGGAACAACCCCAGCGTACTGGTTTATGAGTCGGGCAACAACGGCATCAGCGAGGCACACATGGCGGACATGAAGGCGATCCGTGATCGTTTCGATCCGCACGGTGGGCGGGCGATCGGCAGTCGCGACATGCTCGACAGCCACGTCACGGAGTATGGCGGCGAGATGCTATACGTGAACAAGAGCGCGCGGCAGCCGATGTGGCAGACGGAATATTCGCGGGATGAAGGATTGCGAAAATATTGGGACGAGTTTTCGCCGCCGTATCACAAGGATGGCGAGGGGCCGCCGTATCGCGACGCGCCTGCGCCGACTTACAACCGGAATCAGGATACGCATGCGATCGAGAACGTCGTCCGGTGGTACGACTTTTGGCGCGAGCGGCCGGGCACGGGCACGCGGGTGAACTCGGGCGGCGTGAACATCATCTTCTCCGACACGAACACGCATTATCGCGGAGCGGAAAACTATCGCCGTAGCGGGGAAGTGGATGCCATGCGCATCGCGAAAGACGGGTTCTTCGCGCATCAAGTGATGTGGGACGGCTGGGTGGATGTGGAGACACCGCGCGCGCATATCCTCGGGCATTGGAACTATGCGGCGGGCGTGACGAAGCCGGTGACGGTGGTTTCGAGCGCGGAGTCGGTGGAGCTGTTTCTCAATGGGAAATCGCTCGGGCGTGGCGCGCAGAGCACGCGGTTTCTGTTCACGTTTCCGTCTGTCGCGTGGCAGCCAGGGACGCTCAGTGCGGTTGGCTACGATGCGAAGGGCGCGAAGATTTGTGAGGCGTCGCATGTGACGGCGGGAGAGCCGAGGGCACTCAAGCTTACGATTCAAAACGGGCCTGACGGATTGCGCGCCGACGCGGCGGATGTGGCGCTGGTGCAAGTCGAGGTGGTGGATGCGCAAGGGCGGCGGTGCCCGACGGCGCTGAACCTGGTGGACTTTGAGTTGAGCGGTCCGGCGGAATGGCGCGGCGGTATCGCACAGGGGCCGGATAACTTCATTTTGTCGCGATCGCTGCCGGTGGAGTGCGGGGTGAACCGCGTGTTGGTGCGCTCGACGTTGCAGGCGGGAAAAATTGTTCTGACTGCAAACGCGCAGGGGCTCGCATCGGCGAAGATCGAACTGGATTCACAGGCAGTGGAGACGACCGATGGCTGGTCGCGCAACCCGAGTGCGGCGGCGCTGGCCGGACGTCTGGGTCGCGGGCCGACGCCGGGGACAACTTCGTTCAAAGTGACGCGGAAAGCGGTCGCGGTTGCCAAGGCTTCGGCACTGGATGGTGGCGATCCGGCGCTGGCGTTCGATGACAACGAGGAGACGGCGTGGTCGGGGAAGAAGGCGGTGACGTTTGAGTTGTCGCGCGTGGCGCTGCTGAGCGAGATCACGCTGAAGACGGCGGGGTTTCGCGCGCGCAGTTATCCGATCCGGATCACGGTGGATGGTGTGGAAGTTTTTCGTGGCGTGACCGCGAGGAGCCTCGGGTATGTGACGCTGCCGCTGAAGCCGGTGGACGGGCGTGTCGTGCGCATCGAGCCCCTCGCTGGCAGCGAGGCGCGCGATGCGTTTGGCGGGATCACCGAGCTCGTGGATCAGAAGAACGCGACCACCGGCGAGCAGAACGTCGGCGCGGGAGCGCTGGGGATCATCGAGATCGAGTTCTACGAGCCGGCGGAGTTGTGA
- a CDS encoding helix-turn-helix domain-containing protein — protein sequence MTSHEIRQTRTALKITQSELARRTNLSASDISRIECGHRDADENELAAIRAALGSGTESVGKGLMKSKVVEPVRTPEVPVVIVPAEIKPALTGTDLADPTSFGVLPDLSLLESARAGAADFRARCAAEIVKAQTILHTPRVPAAVWRAWRQFEKEASEMLRAGAVVVENQAPVVQTPPPVLQAESVVMAEAKAESKSFGSLFVEAARKLLPAETVERLNKEAEAALAADSSMGFMKHFRRVAESTLSGELLQQIADEAGRLLNSTDRLRSRRGRKQAA from the coding sequence ATGACGAGCCACGAAATACGACAAACCCGGACAGCGCTCAAGATCACGCAGTCTGAACTCGCACGCCGGACCAATCTGAGTGCTTCGGACATCTCGCGCATCGAATGCGGGCACCGTGATGCCGATGAAAATGAGCTCGCAGCCATCCGGGCGGCGCTTGGAAGCGGCACTGAATCCGTGGGGAAAGGTTTGATGAAAAGCAAAGTGGTGGAGCCCGTCCGGACTCCTGAAGTTCCGGTGGTCATCGTACCTGCGGAGATCAAGCCTGCGTTGACGGGGACGGATCTTGCCGATCCTACCAGCTTCGGCGTGCTGCCTGACCTGTCGCTTTTGGAATCTGCTCGTGCAGGTGCTGCTGATTTTCGCGCCCGATGCGCAGCTGAAATCGTGAAGGCCCAGACGATACTGCATACGCCGCGCGTGCCGGCGGCGGTATGGCGAGCGTGGCGGCAGTTTGAGAAAGAAGCGTCTGAGATGCTTCGCGCGGGGGCGGTCGTAGTGGAGAACCAAGCACCTGTGGTCCAGACGCCACCGCCAGTCTTGCAGGCGGAGTCGGTTGTGATGGCGGAAGCCAAAGCGGAGTCTAAGAGCTTTGGCTCTCTGTTTGTGGAAGCGGCCCGTAAGCTTTTGCCTGCGGAGACGGTTGAGCGCCTGAACAAGGAGGCGGAGGCGGCACTGGCGGCTGATTCGTCGATGGGTTTTATGAAGCACTTCCGGCGGGTGGCGGAATCCACTTTGAGTGGGGAACTGCTCCAGCAGATTGCCGACGAGGCAGGCCGGTTGTTGAATTCGACGGATCGCTTGCGCAGTCGTCGTGGGCGCAAGCAGGCGGCTTAG
- the smpB gene encoding SsrA-binding protein SmpB, with protein sequence MSAQKKDPNRYTEIRNAKALRDYSVDEKFEAGLALKGTEVKSIRAGRAQISDSFGRFDKGELWMMNAHIEEYAYGNIANHITRRTRKLLLHKHQIRKIAQAMQVSGKALIPLRMYFKEALVKVEVALCTGKKNYDKRDDLKKKAEMDEVKKQMKTHRL encoded by the coding sequence ATGTCCGCCCAGAAAAAAGATCCGAATCGCTACACGGAGATCCGCAATGCCAAGGCGCTGCGGGATTACTCCGTGGACGAAAAATTTGAGGCGGGTCTCGCGCTGAAGGGGACTGAAGTGAAATCGATTCGTGCGGGACGGGCCCAGATCAGCGACTCGTTTGGGCGATTCGATAAGGGCGAGCTGTGGATGATGAATGCGCACATCGAGGAGTATGCGTATGGAAATATTGCGAATCATATCACGCGGCGTACGCGAAAGTTGCTTCTGCACAAACATCAGATCCGCAAGATCGCGCAGGCGATGCAGGTGAGCGGGAAGGCGCTGATTCCGCTGCGCATGTATTTCAAAGAGGCGCTGGTGAAGGTGGAAGTCGCGCTCTGCACCGGAAAAAAGAATTACGACAAACGCGACGATCTGAAGAAGAAGGCCGAGATGGACGAAGTGAAAAAGCAGATGAAGACCCACCGGCTATGA
- a CDS encoding DedA family protein → MDLIKKLIDFILHIDAHLAEIIQDYGLWTYAVLFAIIFAETGLVVTPFLPGDSLLFAAGAFCAMPDTGLNVHLMALLLFVAAVIGDTLNYWIGSKIGPRVFAREDSFFLRKKHLERAHAFFEKYGGRAIILARFVPIVRTFVPFVAGIGHMTYSRFIAYNIIGGFIWIYFFTYAGYLFGTHPFIQKNFKIVILAIILLSVLPIVFEFLRARHESKKAAKTASLPGKI, encoded by the coding sequence ATTGATCTCATCAAAAAGCTCATCGACTTCATCCTCCACATCGACGCCCACCTGGCTGAGATCATCCAGGATTATGGGCTGTGGACCTATGCCGTGCTCTTCGCGATCATCTTCGCCGAAACCGGCCTCGTCGTGACGCCTTTCCTGCCAGGCGACTCGCTCCTGTTTGCCGCCGGCGCGTTTTGCGCGATGCCCGACACCGGACTCAACGTCCACCTGATGGCTCTCCTGCTGTTCGTCGCAGCCGTGATCGGAGACACGCTCAACTACTGGATCGGCTCCAAGATCGGCCCGCGCGTCTTCGCCCGTGAAGACTCCTTCTTCCTGCGCAAAAAACACCTCGAACGCGCCCACGCCTTCTTCGAAAAATACGGCGGCCGTGCCATCATCCTCGCGCGCTTCGTCCCGATCGTGCGTACATTCGTCCCTTTCGTCGCCGGCATCGGCCACATGACCTACAGCCGCTTCATCGCCTACAACATCATCGGCGGCTTCATCTGGATTTATTTCTTCACCTACGCGGGTTACCTCTTCGGCACTCACCCCTTTATTCAGAAAAACTTCAAGATCGTGATCCTCGCGATCATCCTGCTCTCGGTGCTTCCCATCGTTTTTGAATTCCTGCGCGCTCGGCATGAATCGAAGAAAGCCGCCAAAACGGCAAGCCTTCCCGGAAAAATCTAA
- a CDS encoding small basic protein: MSQHKSLQGANGLVVKRNVLKRFERVDILKKRGQWKAGDRVQGLRKTKPDV, from the coding sequence ATGTCCCAACATAAAAGTCTCCAAGGAGCCAACGGCCTCGTCGTTAAACGTAACGTTCTGAAGCGCTTTGAGCGCGTCGACATCCTCAAAAAGCGTGGCCAGTGGAAAGCCGGCGACCGCGTCCAGGGTCTCCGCAAAACCAAGCCCGACGTCTAA
- a CDS encoding tRNA (cytidine(34)-2'-O)-methyltransferase has protein sequence MLHIVLFQPEIPQNTGNIGRMCALTKSRLHLIHPLGYTITDRHLKRAGMDYWHSLDVHHHEDWKSFRASAAGPKRLWLFTTKTTQSFWSVKYESGDGLVFGNEGHGAPEWLHQEFGDAMRVTIPHADPTLRSLNLSTAAGIACYEAVRQVGFGAP, from the coding sequence ATGCTGCACATCGTCCTTTTTCAGCCGGAGATTCCGCAGAACACGGGAAACATCGGGCGCATGTGTGCGCTGACGAAGTCACGGCTGCATTTGATTCATCCACTCGGCTACACGATCACAGACCGGCATTTGAAACGGGCGGGGATGGATTACTGGCATTCGCTCGATGTGCATCATCACGAGGACTGGAAATCGTTTCGGGCGAGCGCGGCGGGGCCGAAGCGGCTGTGGTTGTTCACGACGAAGACGACGCAGTCGTTTTGGAGTGTGAAGTACGAGAGCGGCGACGGGCTGGTGTTTGGCAACGAAGGGCACGGTGCGCCGGAGTGGCTGCATCAGGAGTTTGGTGACGCGATGCGGGTGACGATTCCTCATGCCGATCCGACGTTGCGGTCGCTCAACTTGAGCACGGCGGCGGGTATCGCGTGTTATGAGGCGGTGCGGCAGGTGGGGTTTGGGGCGCCGTGA
- the thrB gene encoding homoserine kinase: MSQLSLPDSVTLRVPGSTSNCGAGFDTLGLALQIYNRVTLKRAGSGSEITASREEDARGQKMVETTAKAFFAAAEVERFGFSFEVNGEVPPARGLGSSMTVIGGVLAGLNELSGARLSRHQLVEIANELEGHPDNASAAILGGFCVARCDPKTNRYLGVVRVPISDELVFVVASPSVEMLTKESRGVLPERLSYFDAVKSINSAAFFAAALATKDYAQLRYAVCDFMHEPYRLPRIPNGRMAIDAGIVAGALTGWLSGSGSSVLCLAMRGSEAAVGQAMRSAFAEVKIACEVRTLIADNDGLKVE, from the coding sequence ATGAGTCAGCTGTCTCTGCCTGACTCAGTCACGTTGCGCGTTCCTGGAAGCACGTCTAACTGCGGGGCCGGTTTCGATACGCTCGGGCTGGCGTTGCAGATCTATAATCGGGTCACGCTGAAGCGGGCTGGTTCTGGGTCGGAGATCACGGCGAGTCGCGAGGAAGATGCTCGCGGGCAGAAGATGGTGGAGACGACGGCGAAGGCGTTTTTTGCGGCAGCGGAGGTCGAGCGTTTTGGGTTTTCGTTTGAGGTGAACGGAGAGGTGCCGCCTGCGCGTGGACTTGGCTCCAGCATGACGGTGATTGGCGGGGTGCTGGCGGGTTTGAATGAGTTGTCGGGCGCGAGATTGTCGCGGCATCAGTTGGTGGAGATCGCGAATGAACTCGAAGGGCATCCGGATAATGCGTCGGCGGCGATCCTCGGTGGATTTTGTGTGGCGAGGTGTGATCCGAAGACGAACCGGTATCTGGGTGTCGTGCGCGTGCCGATTTCGGACGAGTTGGTTTTCGTCGTGGCGTCGCCGAGCGTGGAAATGCTGACGAAGGAGTCGCGCGGCGTGCTGCCGGAGAGGCTTTCATACTTCGATGCGGTGAAGAGCATCAACAGCGCGGCGTTTTTTGCGGCGGCGCTAGCGACGAAGGATTACGCGCAGCTACGATACGCTGTCTGTGATTTCATGCATGAACCTTACCGGTTGCCGCGTATTCCGAATGGGCGCATGGCGATCGATGCGGGCATCGTGGCGGGGGCGCTCACGGGCTGGTTGAGCGGTAGCGGATCGAGCGTACTGTGTCTGGCGATGCGCGGGAGCGAGGCGGCGGTGGGGCAGGCGATGAGGTCGGCGTTTGCCGAGGTGAAGATCGCGTGCGAGGTACGGACGCTCATCGCGGACAATGACGGACTGAAGGTTGAGTGA
- the cutA gene encoding divalent-cation tolerance protein CutA: MLMIGWTTVATMPQAETLAAGLIESRLAACVQIEGPITSFYSWEGRTERSEEFRISIKFIATRESDIEKWLLTHHPYKTPEWITVRTENVSEKYLSWVKANTYN; the protein is encoded by the coding sequence ATGCTAATGATCGGTTGGACAACCGTCGCCACAATGCCGCAAGCCGAAACTCTGGCCGCTGGACTCATCGAATCGCGTCTCGCCGCCTGCGTCCAAATCGAAGGACCGATCACATCTTTCTACTCATGGGAGGGCCGTACCGAACGATCAGAGGAATTCCGCATTTCCATTAAGTTCATCGCCACACGTGAGTCCGACATCGAAAAGTGGCTGCTCACCCATCACCCATACAAAACGCCCGAATGGATCACCGTTCGCACCGAAAACGTTTCGGAAAAATACTTGTCATGGGTAAAGGCGAACACTTACAACTGA
- a CDS encoding ABC transporter ATP-binding protein, with the protein MSAPILELHDVKTHFPIHQGFLKRQIGTVKAVDGVSLAIQRGEVLGLVGESGCGKSTLARTILQLVPTTGGTVILEGKNLTTGTDDSLLAARRDLQMVFQDPYASLNPRMTVFATIAEPLLVHKVCPPADVPARVAEIMTHVGLAPRFMQKYPHEFSGGQRQRIAIARALALNPKVIIADEPVSALDVSIQAQILNLLAGLVKKMNLSLIFIAHDLSVVKHISDRVAVMYLGKIVELGRAADVIERPAHPYTRALVSAIPTPNPDVERSRKRLVLAGDPPSPINPPAGCAFHPRCPFAVEKCKAAVPPLLPADNGAREVACIRLGEI; encoded by the coding sequence ATGTCCGCGCCTATTCTCGAACTCCACGACGTCAAAACCCACTTCCCGATTCACCAGGGTTTCCTCAAACGTCAGATCGGCACCGTCAAAGCCGTCGACGGCGTCTCGCTCGCGATCCAGCGCGGCGAAGTCCTCGGCCTCGTCGGCGAATCCGGCTGCGGCAAATCCACCCTAGCCCGCACGATTCTCCAACTCGTCCCGACCACCGGCGGCACCGTCATCCTCGAAGGAAAAAATCTCACCACCGGCACCGACGACTCCCTCCTCGCCGCACGCCGCGACCTCCAGATGGTTTTCCAAGACCCCTACGCGTCGCTCAACCCGCGCATGACGGTCTTCGCCACCATCGCCGAGCCGCTACTCGTACACAAAGTCTGCCCGCCCGCCGACGTCCCCGCCCGTGTCGCCGAAATCATGACCCACGTCGGCCTCGCCCCGCGCTTCATGCAGAAATACCCGCATGAATTCTCCGGCGGCCAGCGCCAGCGCATCGCCATCGCCCGCGCCCTCGCGCTCAATCCCAAAGTCATCATCGCCGACGAACCTGTCTCCGCCCTCGACGTCTCCATCCAGGCCCAAATCCTGAACCTCCTCGCCGGCCTCGTGAAGAAGATGAACCTCAGCCTCATCTTCATCGCGCACGACCTCTCCGTCGTGAAACACATCTCCGACCGCGTCGCCGTCATGTACCTCGGCAAAATCGTCGAACTCGGCCGCGCCGCCGACGTCATCGAACGCCCCGCCCATCCCTACACCCGCGCCCTCGTCAGCGCGATCCCCACGCCCAACCCCGACGTCGAACGCTCCCGCAAACGCCTCGTCCTCGCCGGCGATCCACCGTCGCCAATCAATCCTCCCGCCGGCTGCGCCTTCCACCCACGCTGCCCCTTCGCCGTGGAAAAATGCAAAGCCGCCGTCCCTCCGCTTCTCCCCGCTGACAACGGCGCCCGCGAAGTCGCCTGCATCCGCCTCGGCGAAATCTAA
- a CDS encoding VF530 family DNA-binding protein, with protein sequence MDQPTQKPKDPLHGITLEMILTQLVEKHGWAELGRRIDIRCFNFDPSVKSSLQFLRRTPWARTKVEELYLRTVAK encoded by the coding sequence ATGGATCAGCCTACGCAAAAACCCAAAGACCCCCTCCACGGGATCACCCTGGAAATGATCCTCACCCAGCTCGTCGAAAAACACGGCTGGGCCGAACTCGGCCGCCGCATCGACATCCGCTGCTTCAACTTCGATCCCAGCGTGAAATCCAGTCTCCAATTCCTCCGCCGCACCCCCTGGGCCCGCACCAAAGTCGAAGAACTCTACCTGCGTACCGTTGCCAAGTAG
- a CDS encoding GH1 family beta-glucosidase, with the protein MPKYINTLSFPKNFTWGVAAAATQIEGAANADGKGESVWDRFAATPGKVFNGDTPAIACDHYHRFDEDFRLMKKLGAKNYRLSINWCRLYPQGDGSLNPAGVAFYDRLIDRLLAHGITPWVTFYHWDLPQALEDRGGWRARITPDAFAPYATTVVKTLGDRVKRWITLNEIPCFIGLSLKDGIHAPGTKDSDAVVNQAYHHALLAHGHAVRAVREHGGRGATVGLTHNPPSYLPLTETPADIDAARKCFHEGNWHLLDPVFKGHYPAGYLRAAGANRPKVQKGDLALISQPTDFLGLNIYAGSYVQAQRKRWRVLPFTGNFPQADLPWLRHTPQSNYWTPRHVQELYGVKSIYITENGAGYEDTPNADGEILDLHRREYLRNFLLAAQRATAEGVPLKGYFLWSFMDNYEWSEGYRKRFGIVYVDYATQKRTPKLSAHWYSQVMKENRVV; encoded by the coding sequence ATGCCCAAGTACATCAACACGCTCTCCTTCCCCAAAAACTTCACCTGGGGCGTCGCCGCCGCCGCCACCCAGATCGAAGGCGCCGCCAACGCCGACGGCAAAGGCGAGTCCGTCTGGGACCGCTTCGCCGCCACTCCCGGAAAAGTTTTCAACGGCGACACGCCCGCCATCGCCTGCGATCACTACCACCGATTCGACGAAGACTTCCGCCTGATGAAAAAACTCGGTGCGAAAAACTACCGCCTCTCCATCAACTGGTGCCGCCTCTACCCGCAGGGCGACGGCTCGCTCAATCCCGCCGGCGTCGCCTTCTACGACCGCCTCATCGACCGCCTGCTCGCCCACGGCATCACGCCCTGGGTCACGTTCTATCACTGGGATCTCCCGCAAGCCCTCGAAGATCGCGGCGGCTGGCGCGCGCGCATCACTCCCGACGCCTTCGCTCCCTACGCCACCACCGTCGTGAAAACCCTCGGCGACCGCGTGAAACGCTGGATCACGCTTAACGAGATCCCCTGCTTCATCGGCCTCTCTCTCAAAGACGGTATCCACGCTCCGGGCACCAAAGACTCCGACGCTGTCGTCAACCAGGCCTACCACCACGCCCTCCTCGCCCACGGCCACGCCGTCCGCGCCGTCCGCGAACACGGAGGCCGCGGTGCCACCGTCGGCCTCACCCACAACCCGCCGTCCTATCTCCCGCTCACCGAAACCCCGGCCGACATAGACGCCGCCCGGAAGTGTTTCCACGAAGGCAACTGGCACCTGCTCGATCCCGTCTTCAAAGGCCACTACCCCGCCGGCTATCTCCGCGCCGCCGGTGCCAACCGTCCGAAAGTTCAGAAGGGCGATCTCGCGCTTATCTCGCAGCCTACCGATTTCCTCGGCCTCAACATCTACGCCGGCTCCTATGTGCAGGCGCAGCGCAAACGCTGGCGCGTCCTCCCCTTCACCGGAAATTTTCCGCAAGCCGATCTCCCCTGGCTGCGCCACACACCGCAGTCCAACTACTGGACGCCCCGCCATGTCCAGGAGCTCTACGGCGTGAAATCCATCTACATCACCGAAAACGGCGCGGGCTACGAAGACACCCCCAACGCCGACGGTGAAATCCTCGACCTTCACCGCCGCGAATACCTGCGCAATTTCCTCCTCGCCGCCCAGCGCGCCACCGCCGAGGGCGTTCCGCTCAAGGGTTATTTCCTCTGGTCCTTCATGGACAACTACGAGTGGTCCGAGGGCTACCGCAAACGCTTCGGCATCGTCTACGTCGATTACGCCACGCAGAAGCGCACGCCGAAACTCAGCGCGCACTGGTACTCGCAGGTCATGAAAGAAAACCGCGTCGTCTGA
- a CDS encoding DNA-directed RNA polymerase subunit omega produces MRDDYLKEAQKVINDPNVLINVVSRRVKQLKRGSRPLVESLEKLSSEDVALREVIEGKISFELAVGATNN; encoded by the coding sequence ATGAGAGACGACTATCTTAAGGAAGCCCAGAAGGTCATCAATGACCCCAACGTTTTGATCAACGTGGTGTCGCGTCGCGTGAAACAGCTCAAGCGTGGCAGCCGTCCGCTCGTGGAGTCGCTCGAAAAGCTTTCTTCCGAAGACGTTGCATTGCGCGAAGTGATCGAAGGCAAAATCAGCTTCGAACTCGCGGTTGGCGCCACTAACAACTAA